The nucleotide window ATGATTAAAGCGCCCATCAAAATGGCGGTTGTGCCGGAACCCGGGATGCCAAGCGTCAGGAGCGGAATCATCGCGCCGCCGGACGCTCCGTTGTTTGCTGACTCCGGAGCTGCGACTCCTTCAATCGCACCTTGCCCAAACTTGCCAGGCTGTTTGCTGAGTTTCTTTTCGGCAATATAGGAAAAGAACGAAGCCAGTGTCGCTCCTGCTCCAGGTAAAATGCCGATAAAAAATCCAAGAAGCGAGCCGCGAATGATTGGTCCTGTGCTTCTTTGCAAGTCTTGCTTTGTCGGCAAAACCCGTCCAATTTTTGCGATTTCTCCGCCAACTTCATCTTTTTCTAAAATGGTTTTAAACACTTCACCAAGTGCGAATAACCCTACCGCAACCGTCAAAAATTCCAAGCCGGAATATAAGACTGGCAGATCGTATGTGAATCTGGCAACTCCTGATACGTTATCCATTCCGATGGTTGCCAACAATAAGCCAACCACTGTCATAATTAGCGCTTTAGTCATCGATTTTCCCGCCAGACCGCTTACTGCGCAAAGTCCTAAAATCATCAGAGAGAAGTACTCGGCTGGTCCGAAGGAGATGGCGATGGCCGATAACGGCTGCGCCAAAAGAACTAGACCAATCAATGACACCAGTCCTGCTACAAAGGAACCGATTGCGGAAATGGATAAAGCTGCGCCGGCGCGACCTTGCCGTGCCATTTGATAGCCGTCTAACGCCGTAACAACAGAAGACGATTCACCTGGCGTATTCAATAGAATGGATGTTGTGGATCCCCCGTACATTGCACCGTAATAGACACCTGCAAGCAAAATAATAGAGCTCGCCGCGGCTGATTCCGGATCCAGACCTGATGTCAAGGTGGCTGTTACCGGTATGAGAAGAGCTACGCCGCTCATCGGACCGATGCCCGGAAGAACGCCGACTGTTGTCCCGATTAGAACACCGACGAAGGCGAATACCAGGTTATGCCACTGAAGAGCTTCAATAAATCCGTTTGTGAGAAATTGTATTGTTTCCATAGCACGCCTCCTAGTTCAGCCATACAGGAAAGCCCGGAATTGAGCCCTGTAGCACTTCAACGAATAAGTAATAGACGCCGTAAGAAAATACGCCTGAAATCAGCAGTGTTTTCCATAATCCACCTCGCTCCATAACTTGGAATCCGATTACAAGGAATACGAAGGTTGTAATTACATAGCCGATGGTTTCCAGTAACGCCGCATACAGTATTGCTACAATGAGGATAATGAAAAATCTTTTATAATCCAATGATGACTTTTTTCGTTCTGTCCCGTAGTAACGGAAGGTTTCAAAGAATAGGCGTATACTTAACAAAACAAGAATGGCGCCGAGAAAGGTAGGGAAAATGTCCGGACCCACAGTGCTTCCATATGCGCTTGTGGCAATCTTTCGACTTTCAACTAAGAAGCCTATACCGGCGATAAAAAATACAAAGCTTATATATCGATCGAATGTTCTGCTCATTATAATGATTCCTCTCCTAATTTTAAATAGGGGAAGAATAGTCCTCCCCCTTGGTATTATTTCGCCATGCCAAGAGCTGTCAAAAGCTCTTTGACTACTTTGTCTTGCTCATCTAAGAATACTTTGAAATCAGCAGCATCCTTGAATTCGCTTTCCCAGCCGTTCGCCTGCAGTTCTTTTTTCCAAATTTCATTTTTGTTCAGAGCCTTTAGCTTTTCTTCCCAGTATGCAACTTCATCCTTCTTCATTCCCTTTGGACCAAAGACACCACGCCAAACCGTAAAGTCCGCTTTGATCCCAGCTTCTTCAAAAGTAGGCACATCCTGCAGCAGACCACCAAGGCGTTTCTTTGCACTGATAGCAAGCACCTTCACTTTGCCTGCTTTTACATACTCTCCTACACTGGAAGTGTCCGTCGCAATCGCATCAGCGTTTCCACCGAGCAACGCTGCCAGCGCTTCACCGCCGCCGTCATAGGAAACATATTTGACCGCCTTTGGATTGACGTCGTACTTATAGGCCGGAAGAATTGCAACTAAGTGATCCATGGAACCAGGAGCAGATCCACCTGCCATGGTAACCTTTTGCGGGTTGGTTTTGATTGCTTCTAGCAATGATTTCAAATCTTGATACGGGGAATCCGCTTTGACAACAATCGCACCGTAGTCCTTTGTCAGTTGTGCAAGTGGTGTCGTATCTCTATACCCATATGGGCTGTTTCCTTCCTTCTTGTCATGATTAATTAAAATAGGTGGTGAGCTGACGAATAGTTTATAGGGATTGTTTTTATCTTGTGTTGCATACTCTGCCAAAAACACCGTTCCGCCGCCTCCTGGTTTGTTCTCAACTGTGATGGTTTGCTCTACAAGTTTTGTTTCCGTCAGCACCTTTGACAAGGAACGTGCTGTTTTATCCCAACCCCCCCCAGCTCCAGATGGCGCGACAATTGTGAGCGGTTTCTTTGGATAATCTTTATTCGTCCCTGAAGTTTCTTTTGCTCCACCGCATGCAGCTAGATTTAATGCGAGCATACCAGCAAGCAATACCCCTGCAACTTTCTTCATTTAAATTCCCTCCATATCATTTTTTACATATTAAAAAGACAGCATGTAAGCGCTGTCTTTAAGTTATCAGAAAAATTTTTTTATTTTAAGTTTTTGTTCATAAGGTCATTAAATGTAATATTTTTTATTTTGTTCATAAAATTCACGATTGAACTTGGAAATACCGTCGTTCTGGACGTCCCACACTTCCGTAAATTAGATCAGCCCGTACTTTTTTCTGTGAGATGAGATATTCCAAGTACCGTCTGGCAGTAGAGCGGCTGACACCAGAGCGCTTACTCAATTCCTCAGCGGTTACGCCATAGCCGCCTATTGTAGAAGTGCACTTCAAGATTTTATCTAGCGTGAGCGGGTCAATTCCCTTTGGTGCGCAATCCTGTTGTTTTTCAAAAATTTGCTTTCCAATATTCCACATACTCTCAATCTGCTCAAGCGACAGTTCTTTCTCTTGCTGTAGCTTTTCAAGCTGAGAGGCATAGTTTTTTAGGCTCTTCTCAAAGCGATCGAAGGTGAGGGGTTTTACAATGTAATCAAATACACCACCCCTTAGCGCATGTCGCACTATATCCGCTTCAGAAGCAGCAGTAATCATAATGATATCAATATCGGGAAAGTGCCCTCGAACGTATCTTACAAGTTCAATCCCACGCATGTCCGGCAAATACACATCGAGCAAAATAAGCTGCGGCCGCAAGAGTTTTATCCATTCCTTTGCCTGTTCGCCGGTCGCGGCAGTCCCGACGACACGAAAACCCTCTATTTTTTCGGTAAAACGGTGGTGAATATCCGCAATACGGAAATCGTCTTCGACAATTAATACTTCAATAACTTGTAGCATGCGCCTCATTCCTTTCTTTTGGAATCGCAATAATAAAGAGTGCTCCATTCCAATCGCCTCTCTCAATCGCAACCGTACCGTTCAGCTCTTTTACGAGCTCTTTGACCTTTGCCAGCCCGTAGCCACGTTGATTTGTAGCTTTTGTGGAAAAACCGCGCTGAAAAATATGAGGAAGCAACCTATCATCAATACCAGGTCCTGAATCCTCTACCTCTATTAATATATCATTGCCCATGTCTGTCACAAACAGCCGGACTTTTCGATTGTATACATCATTTTTCTCTACTGATTCAAAGGCATTTGTGATTAAGTTTCCCAGAATAGAAACAACGTGGCTACTGTCTATATAAGGAGGCAACTTGTCTAAGCTACTCTCCCTGTCAAATACAAAGTCGATTTTTAGCTCACGTGCCCGGTTATAAAAACCGATTAGGATACCACCTAACCAGGGATTGCGCAATCGTTTCATAATGAACTGTGTAAAGTCATGCTGCACTGCCGTCTCTTTATGAACAAGCTCCAGCGCTTCCTCATAAGATCCTAATTGAATTAAACCTGACAATGTATAAAGCAAATTATTAAACTCATGCGTCTGTGCGCGTAATGCCTCTGTGTAACGCTTGACCTGTGAAAGCTCCTCTGTAAGTTGATCTATTTCAGATTTAAGCCGAAAACTTGATACAACTCCAATTACTTCATCTCCCTGCTTCACAGGTACGCGATTTGCAATAACTATTTTGTCCCCTAAGTACAGTTGCTTGTCGAGTTGTCGTTCGCCGGTATGAAGGACATCCATTATGGATGTTGTCGGTACTATCTCTAGTACATGTTTGCCGATGACTGTATCCCAACGGTCAAGAGATAGAATTTCTGCTGCAGTTTGGTTAACCAAGCTGATTTTCCCTGTCTTGTCAGTAACCATGATTCCTTCTCTCACAGATTGGATAATGGCCCGGTGCTCTTCATATAGTTTAGATATTTCTTCTGGCTCAAAGCCGAACATAAGGTTTTTGATATTGCGCGCTAAATAGATAGAGCCCACAGTACCCATTAGGAGTCCTGATGCCGCAATCCATACAATCAACTTCCCATAGTCGTGCGCAATTTCATAAATATTCTTCATGAGAAATCCTACTGAGACGATTCCAATAATAGTACCGTCTTCATCGCGAATAGGAGCTTTTCCACGCAGTGAGAGACCTAGCGTGCCTGTTGCTTTGGATATGTAGGAGACACCGTTCTCAAGAGCGAGTTCATTATCTCCTCCTACCATTTTTTCACCGATTCGATCCGGATTCGGGTGGGAATAGCGTATGCCTTCTTTATTGCCTATAACAATAAACTCTGCTGTTGTTTCAATACGAATTCTTTCCACGAGAGGCTGAAGCTGTTCCCAGGGCTTTTCTGTGCGAAAGGCTGCTCGTACCTCAGGCATTGTCGCAACAGTCTCCGCAACATTTAAAGCTTGTTCCCCGAGTTGCTGCTCTGTGGTACGCGAAAGCATGTAGTATAAAAGGAGACTGATTTGAATGAGAATAATCATAATTAAAGCAACAATAAACAAGGTAATTCTAGGTTGTAGCTTCAGTTTCTTAAACCTCAATTTTAATGCCCCTTCTTTTTTATCTAAAATTTTAAAATAATTAGAGATATTTGTACAGGTAGGAACGTGTTACTACGATAACAAGAAGCCTCCATAATCGATAGACGCTTCAATTTCAAGGTTGCTCTAACTTTATATTTTAAGGGTGTAGCTTATTTAAGATTGTCATCATTTAATGTATATTCAAAAATATTTTGACGGTTTAGTTGTTAAAACATATGTTTCTGCGCTTAATTTGGGGTAATTTTTTCCAGATGTAGTAGGTGATTTGGTATCATTTAGTGGAAATAGACAGAAGTAAGCTAAAAGCATAATAAGAAATAAACCCAAGTCAAAATAGCTAGCGAAATATTGTTTTTGTTAATTATTTGCCTGATAATTCTAATTGTCAGATTTTTGTTTGAGGAGGAATGCTATATAAACCTATTGAACAATGATACAAGGTATATATTTGTATCTGTATGGGAAAGATTGCTTGAAAACTATGAAACTATCAATGAGTAGGAGGGATGATATGTACAAGAAATCCAAAATGTCGAAGGCCATGGGGATTGCGTTGTCAGCAACTTTGTTGTTGTCTCCCACACTGAGCTCCCAAGCACAAATGTCCGCTTCATCACCAAAAAGCACAGATGAGCAGAAACAGCTAGATAACCAAAATGCTATACAAGAAGCCAAGATGACTTCTATCGCCAGCGGTGAAACGCGTACCATTACATTGCTGACGGGTGATGTCATTACTGTCACAGGAATCGGGGACGGTAAAATCACAATTGATATCGAACCTGTAGATGGGGGAGAAGACCGGACACGAATTATGACAATCAATAACGAAACGTTCGTCATTCCAGAAAAGGCGATGCCGTATGTGGCATCCGAGCAGTTGGATCAGGATTTATTCAATATAACAAAATTGCTAGAATACGGATATGACGATTCAAAGGTGAGCAGCGTTCCAATCATCGTGCAATACACAGCAGGAAAAGCGAGAGCTTTGGGTGCTGTACCGACGCCGCCTGCCGGATCTCAACAAACGCGTGTATTGGAAAGTATTCAGGGCGCCGCTCTTTCGACTGATAAGACAAAAGCGGGTGAATTTTGGAAAGCGCTAACAAAAAATTTGGATGTGAGATCCGTAAAAGCGAAAGCAGCTCCTCTCCAATTGGAGGCAGGAATCCAAAAAGTATGGTTGGACGGCAAGGTGGAAGCTAATCTGGATAAAAGTGTTCCGCAAGTAGGTGCCCCGACCGCATGGGAAGTGGGATACGATGGAAAAGGAACAACGGTGGCGGTACTTGATACGGGTATTGATCAAGATCATCCTGATATCGCACCTCAGCTTGACGACGCCGTCAATTTTGTACCGGGCGAGGACATCAATGATTATAACTCCCATGGTACGCATGTCGCTTCGACCGTATTAGGCACAGGTGCGGCCTCTGAAGGACGCAATAAAGGTGTGGCACCGGGTGCACGCCTTGTAGTGGGAAAGGTACTAGCCAATAATGGAACTGGTCAAGATTCTTGGGTAATAGACGGAATGGAGTGGGCCGCAGATAAAGCGAAGATCGTCAATATGAGTCTAGGCTCATCAGAGGCAAGTGATGGAACAGACCCGATGTCACAGGCTGTGAATCGGTTGAGCGCTGAAAAAGGTACGCTTTTCGTCATTGCTGCAGGTAACAAAGGCGGTGACAGCATGATTGGTGCGCCCGGAGCCGCAGATGCTGCACTTACGGTCGGAGCTATTTCTAAAACAGATCAATTGGCTTCCTTTTCCTCCAGAGGTCCGCGTTTAAATGATTATGCAATCAAGCCAGATTTATCCGCGCCTGGTGTTGGAATCGTGGCGGCACGTTCCCAATATTCTTCAGGAAGTGGCGTGTATATGTCGAAGAACGGAACATCTATGGCAACGCCGCATGTAGCAGGAGCAGCTGCAATCGTGGCGCAAAAACACCCAGATTGGACGGGCGAACAAATCAAACAAGCGTTAATGAGCTCCACGAAGCAGTTACAAAATCTCAAACCGTATCAAATCGGAGCAGGGCGTTTGGACATCCCGGCTGCGCTTGGCGATATCCAGGCGACAGGATCTGTGTCCTTCGGCTTCTTTGATTGGCCGCATGCTGAAAACGAAGTAATCGAACGCACTGTGACATACACAAATGATAGTGATACAGATGTGACACTAGATTTAGTTCCTGTTTTTGCTAATGATAAAAACCAACCGGCACCGGAGGGTATGTTAAAGGTGTCTGCTGACAAAATCACAGTTCCAGCAAAAGGAAGCGTATCCATCAAGATATCTGTCGATGCAGGCAAAGGCGCTTTAGGGACTAAATACCAAGGACAGCTTTTCGCCAACGTCAACGGTAAGACAGTTGCCCATACCGCGATGGCGATGGTGAAGGAAGACGAACGCTACAACCTGAAGCTACAGGCGTTTGATCGTGATGGCTCTCCGAATTTGGCATACGCTTTGGTGTATAGTCCTGGTTGGGGAGAGCGTTTAGTGGAAGTTAACGGTTCCACAGAATTGCGTGTTCCTGTCGGTACATATTCCATCACATCCTTAATGGAGGTCGATACAAAGACGGATAATAAGGGAGTCGCTTTTGTCGGGGATCCAGAATTCGAGGTCAAGAAAGATAGTACACTTGATCTGGATGCACGTCAGGCTCGTGAGGTAAAGGCGGAGGCGCCTAAAAAGAATGAACCGTCTTTCAAAAGAATGGAATACTTCATTAAAACTAGTAAAGGCCGTACCGGACAATTATGGCAGCTACCATCTACAGTGGACAAAATATATACGGTTCCTGTCCAGAAGATGGATGATGGTAACTTTGAACTCGCTGTACGTTGGCGCCTTATCAAGCCAACTCTAACAATTAAATTACAAGGCAAAGAGCTGGATGATCTCCCGCAGATAGGTGTGACGAACTTGGACGGTGAATACCGATTGCCTGTGGTATATGTCGGAAAAGGTGGGGCTACTGATTACGCTGGCTTGGATGCAAAAGGGAAGATTGCTGTTGTGGAGCGAAGCGATGAAGTAAGCACACAGCAGCGAGCGGCAGCTGCGATCGCTGCTGGTGTGAAGCTGTTGCTTGTAGTAAATGACAAGCCGCAGGAATTGCGGGAAAGCTATGTAGATGCAAACAGAAAAAGCGTTCCATTAGCAATCGCAGCTGTCAGCGGTACGGAAGGTGCATCTCTTGTGGAAGCCGCACGTTCAGGGAAGTTGATGCTGGATGTGGAAGCTGTACGAAATACCCCATATTTATATGATTTGGTGAAAGCTTATAACGACGTGATACCAGCAGGAAAAGAAGCGCTTTTATACGCCCCTACAGAAGATGAACTGGCGAAAGTAGATAGCCGTTATTATTCTGATCGGCTGGCTTCTGGTGAAGAATGGCGTTTTGATTTCCGTCCGCATCGTTCTCTTGATAGAAAGTTAGATTTGGATGACATAGACCTACCGATGAAGCGGGAAGAATGGGTATCCGTAACGCCTGGATCGACATGGTATCAAAAAGCAATGATTACAGATGATTTTTGGGAAGTGCGTGATAAACTCACAACATATAACCCAGGAGGGCGTTCAGAAAACCATTGGTTCGCACCTGTTGTTCGTCCAGCTTTTAGTGAAAGCTTCTACGCACCTTATCGAGAAGGGAATAATGTCCATCTTAATGTTCCAGCTTGGAGTGATGGTGGTATGCATGCGGGTTTCCTCGATCCGAGCACATTGGATGACACAGTGAAAAAGCTGTATCAGGGAGATACTTTGATCCATGAATCTAAAGGACAGGGGCTTGTGTCACCATTGGGTTATCCATTTCCAAGTGAACGAACACAATATCGCTTAGTGAGTGATTCAAAGCGTGATCCAGCACGTTGGCATACATCTGTCCAAACGCATACAGAGTGGAAGTTCTGGTCAGATTTTGAAAACAAGCGTGTAACATTACCTTTGCTTGCGCTACATTACGATATTAAAACAAGCTTAAGCGGAGACTCATTAGCGGGTGCTACTATGAAGCTAGGACTATCCGCAACGCATATTGCGGGTGCAAAAGGAGCAGGTAATATTGAAGGTGCAACACTTGAGGTTTCTTTTGACGAAGGGAAAACATGGAGCACCGAGCAGTTGAAGCGCAAAGACGGAAAGTGGGTTGCATATATTAAGCACCCGAAAAAGCACGGTGGCTCTGTATCACTTCGTGCAAGTGCATGGGACGATGCTGGCAACAGCATTAAACAAGAAATTATTAAGGCGTATGGATTGCGGTAATAGTTAAGAGACAAAAAAAGAACCCGTTCAACATATTAGATTGAACAGGTTCTTTTTTGTTTTTGCAGTTGATACCCTATTTCTAACAATTCAGAAATGAATTGATTTATATCTCCTACGAGTATTCCACCATGTCCAGTACACATCACATCCGCATCAAATCGTCGAATTTCCTCTAATCCGTTCAGGAAAGATTGTAATAAATAATCCAATTTTCACCTCTAACTATAGAAAAGTATTTATAACTGCTAAAGCATAATTCTATGCTTTTATTAAAAAAGCCTTTTTATCTATAAGGCTCTGTTAAAGTGTGTTGTTGATTTCCGTTACGGGAGTTCGCTTTCCGCAGACGGTCAGGGAGCCTCCTCAGCGCTATGTGCCTGTGGGGTCTCCCTTTGAATCGCTTTTCCCGCAAGAGTCTCACCCCCTTCACTCCAATCAACAAGTGCAAATGATCAACAGTAGGCTTTAACACAGCCATCTATAAAATAATGAAGAGATGGCGACATTCTTGTTTAAAAGTAGCTTAATATGCAGCGCCAATCCTATCAATTCGGTTTGTCCATATTCCTCCTGTATAGCCATCGGGCAAACGTTTTAAATCTGCCTTTGTGTCAAATCCCTCTGACCAATTTCCGCTTCCAGCCACAATAATGACGCGGGTGTTTGCTTCCTCCATGCGCTGTAGGAATTTATGTGGCCATCCCCATAGATAAGAGGTGTATTTTTCCGGAATATGTAGCTGTGTGTTTTTACATGAAGCTGGAATTTTTCCAGTCCAGCCTATGCCTTCGTATGATAACAGGCAACGCTTCAAGGTCGCTTTTGACATGACACGCAGTTCAGGTAACTGTTCCTGTAATATTTCAATTGGCTTATCTCCACCGTAAACAGTCAATGTTTTTAAGCGTTTGTCGGGCAAAGTAAATAAATACTGAGCCAACTGTATCCCTTCGGCCGGATCATCACTTTTGATGTGAATCAAAAACTCCTGCTCCGGAAATTGAGTTAACACTTCGTCTAAAGAGGGCATAAGTCCTACACCCTTGCCGCGAAACGGATGCGTTTTTCCGTTATCTGCTGTGTAGCCGTAGCCGATATCCAATTGCTTTAACTCATCCATTGTATAATCTGCCGGCAAGCCCGTAGCGTTTGTTCGGCAATCTAATGTCCAATCATGAAACACTGCAAATTGTCCATCTTTTGTTGGTCTGATATCAAATTCTACGACGTCAGCCCCTGCACGAAAAGCTGCTTCCATTGAAGGTATGGTATTTTCTAGATAAGGGTGCTCTGGTTTGAAGATTCTTTCTGCTGTACAAGTGTCTCCTGTAATGCCTTCCATACTAAAGGTTTGACCAAGCCCTCGATGCGCAAGCAAAAGGGGTTCCCCACTTTTGTTTTTGCTTAATATAGAACTATTATTCATGAACATAAAGATAATTAACAAAGAAAAAACAAGTCCTGCTTTTTTAAGTTTCACTTTCATAACCTCCGTTATCATTGTAAGATTAAGAGTGTTTTTGTTTTATCATATCGCTTTTTCAAAATGACACAATGACGAAAAAGTGATAAATACATAATAAGTTTCTTAATTATATAAGTACGGATAGGAAAATCGCTGATGTATGGTCCAAGAGTAGACATCTTGCGAGGTGTTCTGGCTCTTTTGTTTTGGTTCTGTCTATATGTCGGAAAACTACACGAGCTTATATACTGAGAAATGACAGGTTAGGAGCGTGCAAAATGGATACATCCTCTTTTTTAATGGTAGAACGCGGAGTTCCTTTTGCAGAAGGAAACATGTTTTCGTTACAGCAGTCGTTACTGATACTGGGCAGGAGAGGAAGCGGATGGGAACCGGATATTTCCTTTCAAAATGTGTTTATTTCAAGACGACATGCCGCAATTTATTATAAGAATGGAAGCTACTGTATTAAAGATTTAGAAAGCAAGCACGGAACCTTTTTAAATGATACACAGCTGCTTCCTAACAAAGGAATTACATTGAAGCATAATGATAGAATTTCACTGGCAAGCGGTCAAATTATTCTTTCCTTCATGTCGCAAAATATGGATGAGACACTAGAGCTAGCACCTATTAGGATACATGAAGAAAGCAGCTCTCAAGATCTAAGATTCAATGCCATCAAACAAGAAATCACTGTACAAAATGAAACCTATTCTTTTTCCGAGAAAGAGTACAAATGTTTAGAACTTTTACTGCAAAATAAAGACCAATTTGTGTCTAAAGAAGAACTAAAAAAATGGGTATGGTCAGAGCGGATTTATATAGAAGGAAGCTCAGATGTAAGTCCAGAAGAGTTGAATGCATTAATGTACCGCATACGTAAAAAAACGAGTGGTGTGTTAATGATTGAGAATATTAGAGGCAAAGGATATATTGTGTCTGTAAATATGTGAAGATAGGACTGCATGCCGCAGTCCTATTTTTATGTACCGAATACATCCTGCAAATGCTTATGTAAGTCGCTCATATACTTATCAATATCTGGATTAGCAACAACATCGTGACAAGAAAAGGTTTTAAGAGATTCCATCCCTACAAATTCGTGTGCTTTATGCAAAGACAACAAGCTTTCCTCTAACGATTTCCCTTCCATAAACTCGTTTACGTTTTCAAATACATGTTCAG belongs to Ectobacillus sp. JY-23 and includes:
- a CDS encoding FHA domain-containing protein gives rise to the protein MDTSSFLMVERGVPFAEGNMFSLQQSLLILGRRGSGWEPDISFQNVFISRRHAAIYYKNGSYCIKDLESKHGTFLNDTQLLPNKGITLKHNDRISLASGQIILSFMSQNMDETLELAPIRIHEESSSQDLRFNAIKQEITVQNETYSFSEKEYKCLELLLQNKDQFVSKEELKKWVWSERIYIEGSSDVSPEELNALMYRIRKKTSGVLMIENIRGKGYIVSVNM